The Qipengyuania aurantiaca genome contains the following window.
GGTGACGGAAGGGGACGACGTTGCTTTCAACCTCGATGGTGAACTGCTCGCCCAAATCGCGCGGCGGAATCAGGATCAATTGCACCCCCGCACTATGCTGCGCCAGCATCGCGAGGCTGATGTCGCACGCGCCCTTCTCCTGCCATTCGCCCGACAGCGTGCGCATCCTGCCTGCCGAGATCAGGCGGCATAACCGGCCATAGGCCTTGCGGTTTTTCGGATAGGCAAGGAAGGCCAAGCCTTCGACCGTTTCGATCCGGCAACCGATGCAGGGCTTCAGCTTGAGCGTCTTCGCCTCGGTATGCACGCGCACCACGCCGGCCATGGTGTTGGCATCGGCGATCCCGATCGCGTCATAGCCCAGCGCGCGGGCCTGCAGCACGAGGTCGACCGCGTCCGACGCTCCGCGCAGGAAGCTGAAGCAGGAGACGAGGCCGAGTTCGACAAAGGGCGCGCGTGGCGGCGCGTCTATGCCGTCCGGATCGAGCTCGATCGTCCGCTTGGGTATCTGCTGGTCGTTCTCGGGCATGTCACGCCAGCTCCTCCAGCCGCTGGCGAACAGCGGCGAGGTCGGCATCGAACAGCCGCGCCTGTTCCTCGCGTGCGGGGCCTTCGAGGCGCAGGAGGTAGGAAGGGTGCGCCGTGACCCACAGCTCGCTGCCATCTTCCAGCGCGATGGGGGCGCCGCGCACCTTGGTAATACTCACCGTCTTGCCGAGAACGCTGCGCGCCGCGCTCGCGCCCATGGCGAGCACCAGCTTGGGCTTCACGATCTCCCGCTCGCTCTCGATCCACCAGCGGCAGGTGTCGATCTCCTTCGCGCCCGGGTTCTGGTGGAGCCGCCGCTTGCCGCGCTGGACGTATTTGAAATGCTTCACCGCATTGGTGACATAGGCCGCACGGCGGTCGATACCGACCTTCTCCAGATGCGCGTCGAGCAATTGTCCTGCCGGGCCGACAAAGGGGCGACCGATCTGGTCCTCTTGGTCTCCCGGCTGTTCGCCGACGATCATCAGGGAAGCATCCTGCGGCCCCTCGCCCATGACGGCGTGGTTATCGAGCTGGCCGATGGGGCATTTGCGGCAGCCATGGATCGCCTTGTCGATCGCCTCGAGCGTATCGGGGCGTTCCTCGAATTCCAGCGCGCCCTTCTCAACCATCTTCGCCTCACGCCCCTGCGCGCCCGCGATGAGGTCGGGGATGAGCGCAGCCTCGGGCATATTCTTCCAGTATTTCTTCGGCATCTCCTTCAGCATTGCGCCGATTTTCAGCCGCGCGGGGTTGAAGATGGAGGCGTAATAGGTGCGCCAGAGATCCTCCATCGGATCGCCGCCGGGCGCGTCGTGACGCTCGGCGGGCGGGCCTTCGGACATGGTCTCGGTATCCCAGTGCAGGCTTCCGCGCGGGGTCAGGATCGACCAGCGCATGTTCGAAAAGCGCCGCATGAAGAAGCCTGCATTGGCGCGCAGGATGTGGTGCTCGGGCTCGAACCAGGCGACGTAGTGCTCGCCCACTTCCTCGTCCTCGCTCTCCACCAGCCGGAAACGGACGAAGGCGTGCATCTTGTGGCTGTCGCGCCGGACATTCTTGTCGAGTTCCTCCACCCGGCGAACGTCGAGGTCGGCCTTGTCCTCCATCATTCGCGGGTTCGACTGGAGCCGCCAGAGCAGGCGGTAGAGCAGCGCGAAGCGCTCGGGGTCGGAATGGAGGATGGTATTCTTCGCAAGGCTCACGAAGCGCCGGTTGGCGCGCACCGGCTTCGCATCCATCGGTGGCACGGGCATGCGCCGCTCGCCATGCGCGAAGAGGTCGCCGCTACCGCCCGGCTCGACCCATGCAATCCGGTCGGGCGGCACATCGCACTGGACCAGCGCACGCGCCCGCTCGCGCCAGAAGTCGAAGTCGTCGGCTTCCGGCAGATGCACCACGTAATAAGTGCCGAGTTTGACGTGCTGGAGCGCGGTCATGCGGCAAACAGCTCCAACTGCTCGGTCCTGGGCGCGAGCAGGCTGCGCAAATCGGCGCGGTCGGTTAGCGTGATCGGGCGCCAGTCGACGGTCACGATGAAAGGCCGCACCTTGGTGATCGACTGGGTGAGCAGGGCCACATCATCGAGACGCAGCGCGCGGTGACGGCGGCTCGCCAAAATCTTGCCAACCGCCTTCACGCCGAGGCCGGGGACGCGCAGCAATTGCTCCTTGCTCGCGCGGTTCACATCGACTGGGAAAGCCTCGCGAAACTTGAGCGCCCAGGCGAGCTTGGGATCGATATCGAGCGGCAAATTGCCGTCCGCCTCGGTCGCCTGCATCACATCGGTCGGCTTGTACCCGTAGAAACGCATCAGCCAGTCGGACTGGTAGAGCCGGTGTTCGCGGATCAGCGGTGGGCGTTTCAGCGGCAGCACCGCGCTGGCATCGGGAATGGGCGAGAAGGCGCTGTAATAAACGCGGCGCAGGCGGAAATTGTCGTAGAGCCGGCTCGCCTTGCCCACGATGTCGGCATCGGTCGCGGCATCGGCCCCAACGATCATCTGCGTCGACTGGCCGGCGGGCGCGAAACGCGGGGCGTGCTTGAAGCGCTTCCTCGCATCCTTCGCCTCGACGAGATCGGATTTCACCTTGCCCATCGCGCCTTCAATCTGCCGCGCATCCTTGTCGGGCGCGAGGCGGGTAAGGCCGCTGTCGGTCGGCAGTTCGACATTGATCGAGACACGGTCGGCATAGAGCCCCGCCTGATGGACGATTTCCGGATCGGCCTCGGGGATGGTCTTCAAGTGGATGTAGCCGCGAAAATCATGCTCTTCGCGCAAAATCCGCGCGACTTCGACGATCTGCTCCATCGTGTGGTTGGAGTTCTTCACGATGCCGGAGGAGAGGAACAGCCCCTCGATATAATTGCGGCGGTAGAAGGCGAGCGTCAGGTCGACCACCTCCTGCGGTGTGAAGCGCGCCCGCGCCACGTTCGAGCTCTTGCGATTGACGCAGTAATGGCAGTCGAACACGCAGTGGTTGGTCAGCAGTATCTTGAGCAGCGAGATGCAGCGGCCATCGGGCGCATAGGCGTGGCAGATGCCCATCCCTTCGGTCGAGCCGATACCCCTCCCGCCAAGGCTGTTCTTCTTCGCCGTGCCGGAGGACGCACAGGACGCATCGTATTTCGCCGCATCGGCGAGAATTTCGAGCTTCTGGAGGACAGTCTGCGCGGCCATGCGTTCTATATATGTTCCAATGTTGGATTCGCCAATAACAAAAGGCACAATCGCCGCGGGAACAAAGAAATTGGACACCCGTATTTTTCACGCGGACCGGGCCCCTCTGGCGCGCGCTTCAGGCGCTCGCGATGTCGGACGCAGTTTGAGAGGGGCGGCCGAATATCAACCACCCTTCTCGTGAACAACACCGGCATTTTGCCGACAGAAGGGAAATATCATGAAAACGATTTTTGCAGCCTCCGCTCTTGCCGCCAGCACCCTGACGCTCGCCGCCTGCGGAGAAGCAGCCATGGAGGCGGACACGGATAACGCATCGGCCGATACCGCAACCAATTCGGACGCCAGCCTTCCAATCACCGAGGCCGAAGTCGCCGAAGCGCAAAAGGCGTGGGGCGAAGGCATCGTCGCCATCGGCCAAACCTTTACCGATGGAGGCGATTACCGCGCCAGCGCGCAAGAACATATCGCCACGCACTACGCCTATGGCGACGGGCAAACGATCCTCTTCAAGCCCACTCTGGCTGCCGAAGACCAGTTCCGCGAGAGTGAAACTGAAGCCCTGAGCTATTTCGTCGGCACAGAAGGCACGGAAGACGGCGGCTTCGCCATCGCGCCCTTCACCGCCGTGCGCTGGGAGAACAACGGCACGGTCATTTCCGACAGCGGCGACATGGCCGTGGCCATGGGCAATTACTACTTCACCGGCACCGATGGGAACGAGACGAAGGTCGAATACTCTTTCGCTTACGAACGCGGAGCGGATGGCGAACTCGACATCGTCTTGCACCACAGTTCGATGCCCTACAGCGCGAACTGAACTGAAGACGCCAGGGCGGGCCTCCGGGCCCGCCCTTTTCTGGCTCGGCGCGCTGAATCTTACGTGGAATTAACCCTGTCCATATAGGTCAGATTCACCAGCCTGCCCTACGCCGGATGGACCGACAAAGGAGTTTGACCGCGTGGCGCTTTTCCAACGACTTCCCCAGACGAACCAGGATGAACGTCGTACCGTACAGCGCTACACTGTCGATTGCCCTGCCCAGCTCAAGATGCTCGGCGGAAACCGCGACGGGCGCCTTTCCGATTTGTCGGAAGCTGGCGCACGTTTCGAAACCGCCAATCCCCCGCAAGAAGGCGTGTCGGGTCTGCTTGCATGGGGCGATTACGAGTTCTTCGGCAAGATCGTCTGGGCGAACGAGAACAGTTGCGGCATCGTGTTCGAACGCCCGATCCCGCTAAGCGTGGTCGAGCAGACCTGCGAAGTGATCGAAGTCCAGAGCGGGCCGGTCGCCAATTTCGGTAATATCCCTGTCGCCTCCCGCGGCCGCCGCGCCTCGCTGGTTTCGCGCGACAGCTGACGGTTCAGCTTTGCGACACCTCTCTCGCGCCAGGGGCGATGGCGGAGGTCGTATCATGAAATTTGCCGTTCCCGCCGCGCTCGCGGTTTGTGCCCTACCCTTTGCCGCGCTTGCGCAGGATGAGCGGGAGTTTGATCGTGAGCGCGAAGCCGCGCCCGAACGCTGCGTTTCGGCGACCGTGCTGGTGCCGCCCTTCAACAATTCGCCCGGCGCGCTCGAACAATCGCGCGTTGCCGCCACCACCGTCGAGAACATTCGCCACCGCCGCGGCGAGGCGGCCTATCGCGTGTGCCGCACCAGCGCCATCGCGCCGGAGATCTCCGAGATCGAAGGCTTTGAGGAAAAGGTGCTGACCGAAGAGGAAATGCGCGAGCTCGATCCGGACGCGGTACGCGACAACTGATCGCTCAGGCGCACAGCCCCTGCAGATACCAGTCGGGCGCCCCGCCGCGTCCGTCGCCTGCGATGCCGAGCCGGTAGATCCAGTAGCGCCGCCCGTGCTGGTCCTCGATCCGGTAATAGTCGCGCAGCCGCGTGGCCCCGCGTTCGCGCCACCACTCGGGCGCGATGCGTTCCGGTCCCTCGACGCGCGTCACCTCGTGCACCTCGCCCCGCCAGCGGAAACGTTGCGGATAGCCGTCAGGCGTGGCGTAGAGCACGGCGATTTTCTCGGCCCGGTCGAGCAGTTTCAGGGGCCGGTTGTGGAAGGCCAGCTGCCCCTGGCTGGGCGGTTCGGGTTCGAGCGGGGGCTGCCAGCGCTGGGCGCGTTCGGGGATGTGGCTGGCGAAAGGCACGGGGCGCGTCACCGCCCCCTCGCCCAGCCGCACCGTCAGCCGGTCTACCAGCGCCGACAGCGCGATGCCGTGGTTCTCCGCCGCCGCCTCGATATCGCCCTGCTCCAGCGCGAGCGGCTCGGCCCAACTGGCGCGCAGGCGCAGCATCTCGATCCCGAAGCCTGCATCGATATCGTCGAGCTTCGCCCCGAACAGCCGCACGATATGCGCCGCTTCGCGCGTGGCGGCGGCGAGTTCCAGGCGGCGCACCGTCACTTCGCCATCGACGCGCCATAACCCCAGTTCGAGCCGGCGCGCGCCCTCGCCCCGGCCTTCCAGTTCGCGGGCCATGTCATCGGCAAGGTCGCTCACCACCTGGTCGAGCAGCTGGCGGTGGCGGATGGGTTCGAGCAGGCGGCGCTGGACCAGCGGCATTTGCTGCGGGACCACGGGCAACAGCGGCTCGGGCACGCGGCCGAGCAACTGGTCGAGCCGGATGAGCGGGTTGGCGGCGGGCGACTTGCGGTTGCGGAAACGACGCTGGATCGCGTCGCGGCCGATCGTGGTCAGCTCGCCCAGCTGTTTCAGGCCGAGGCGGCGCAGCACGGTGACCACGTCCTGGTCCAGCCGCAGCGCCGCGACCGGCAGCCCCGAAAGCGCCCGCTCGATCTCCTCTCCCGAACGCCCGCCGATAATGCTGCCCGAACGCGCGTGATGCGACAGCGCCCAAGCCGCGCCCGCCGTCGGCGCGATGGCGCAGCGCACGGTCAGCTCGCGCTTGGCAAAGGCGGCTTCGACATCGGCGACCAGTTTCTCCTCCCCACCGAAGAGATGCGGCACCGCCGTCACGTCGACCAGCAGCCCGTCGGGCGCATCCATCGCCGACCACGGCCCCCAGCGCTGGGCCCAGACGGCGAGCTTCTCGAGGAAGGCGAGGTCGCCCGCCGGATCATAGGGCGCGGTGACGATTCCGGGGCACAGCGTGCGCGCATCGGCCAGCATCATGCCCGCCCGCGCCCCCGCTGCCGCGCCTGCGCGGCTGGCCGCTTCGATCCGCGGCCCGTGCGCCGTGTCGGCAATCAGGACGAGCGGCTTGTCGTCGAACTCACGCCGCTCGGACGCGCCCTGCCGCCAGCGGTCGATCGCCATGGCGGGGAGCCAGATGGAAAGGATGCGGCGGGTCTGCACAATCCACGATTCTCAGACCCGTTCGCCCCGAGCCTGTCGAAGGGCTGTACTTACTTCGGGCGCAGCGCCTGCCAAAGTGAAGGACGGTCCTTCGACAGGCTCAGGACGAACGGAATAGGATCGTGTGTGCTTGCCAAGGGTGAATGCCTTGCCGATGGATGGGCGCGAATAGCTTCCCAACTTGCGAGCAGCCTCCAGCTGTCCGGTTCTCTCGCTCAGCACCCACTCGCCCGGCGCATGGCTGCGCGCGCGGAACAGTTCGGCCTTCCACGCCGGATTGCCCGGGGCCTGCGCGTTCCATTCGGGCGCCGGCGACGGGGCACAGGTCACCTCCCACCGCATCCGCGCCGAGGACAGGTCGCGCCCGGCGTCCACGCGCAGCAGGAACAGCGGCACACCGTGTTTCTGTGCGGTCAGCGTCAGCCGGCGCGAGGCGGTGAAGTCGAGCGCCTTCGGGTTGCCCGACACCTCGCCCAGCACGAAGGCCAGCTCGCGGCAGCGCAGTCCTTCTTCCATTGCGAAGAGGGCATCCTCCGGCTTTTCGGCCAGCACATGGATGAGGCGCGCCTGCAAATCCCCAGGCAGGCCGGCGCGATAGGGCCTGCCGCCCAGCCGCGCGGCATCGCGGGTCTGGACCCACAGCACGCTGCGGCGATCTTCCGCCTCTTCCCCTTCGCCGCGAGGCGCGTTGCGCCAGTCGTCGAGCGCCAGCGCGAGCGCTGCCCCGGCCCCCGCCGCCTCGCGCGAGGAGGCGAAGACTTCGCTGTGCAGCGCCTTGCCCTGCTGCGCCGCCAGCCTCG
Protein-coding sequences here:
- a CDS encoding PilZ domain-containing protein, whose amino-acid sequence is MALFQRLPQTNQDERRTVQRYTVDCPAQLKMLGGNRDGRLSDLSEAGARFETANPPQEGVSGLLAWGDYEFFGKIVWANENSCGIVFERPIPLSVVEQTCEVIEVQSGPVANFGNIPVASRGRRASLVSRDS
- a CDS encoding DNA polymerase Y family protein — translated: MAIDRWRQGASERREFDDKPLVLIADTAHGPRIEAASRAGAAAGARAGMMLADARTLCPGIVTAPYDPAGDLAFLEKLAVWAQRWGPWSAMDAPDGLLVDVTAVPHLFGGEEKLVADVEAAFAKRELTVRCAIAPTAGAAWALSHHARSGSIIGGRSGEEIERALSGLPVAALRLDQDVVTVLRRLGLKQLGELTTIGRDAIQRRFRNRKSPAANPLIRLDQLLGRVPEPLLPVVPQQMPLVQRRLLEPIRHRQLLDQVVSDLADDMARELEGRGEGARRLELGLWRVDGEVTVRRLELAAATREAAHIVRLFGAKLDDIDAGFGIEMLRLRASWAEPLALEQGDIEAAAENHGIALSALVDRLTVRLGEGAVTRPVPFASHIPERAQRWQPPLEPEPPSQGQLAFHNRPLKLLDRAEKIAVLYATPDGYPQRFRWRGEVHEVTRVEGPERIAPEWWRERGATRLRDYYRIEDQHGRRYWIYRLGIAGDGRGGAPDWYLQGLCA
- a CDS encoding phosphoribosyl-AMP cyclohydrolase, with protein sequence MKTIFAASALAASTLTLAACGEAAMEADTDNASADTATNSDASLPITEAEVAEAQKAWGEGIVAIGQTFTDGGDYRASAQEHIATHYAYGDGQTILFKPTLAAEDQFRESETEALSYFVGTEGTEDGGFAIAPFTAVRWENNGTVISDSGDMAVAMGNYYFTGTDGNETKVEYSFAYERGADGELDIVLHHSSMPYSAN
- a CDS encoding putative DNA modification/repair radical SAM protein, with the translated sequence MAAQTVLQKLEILADAAKYDASCASSGTAKKNSLGGRGIGSTEGMGICHAYAPDGRCISLLKILLTNHCVFDCHYCVNRKSSNVARARFTPQEVVDLTLAFYRRNYIEGLFLSSGIVKNSNHTMEQIVEVARILREEHDFRGYIHLKTIPEADPEIVHQAGLYADRVSINVELPTDSGLTRLAPDKDARQIEGAMGKVKSDLVEAKDARKRFKHAPRFAPAGQSTQMIVGADAATDADIVGKASRLYDNFRLRRVYYSAFSPIPDASAVLPLKRPPLIREHRLYQSDWLMRFYGYKPTDVMQATEADGNLPLDIDPKLAWALKFREAFPVDVNRASKEQLLRVPGLGVKAVGKILASRRHRALRLDDVALLTQSITKVRPFIVTVDWRPITLTDRADLRSLLAPRTEQLELFAA
- a CDS encoding UdgX family uracil-DNA binding protein (This protein belongs to the uracil DNA glycosylase superfamily, members of which act in excision repair of DNA. However, it belongs more specifically to UdgX branch, whose founding member was found to bind uracil in DNA (where it does not belong), without cleaving it, appears to promote DNA repair by a pathway involving RecA, rather than base excision.); this translates as MTALQHVKLGTYYVVHLPEADDFDFWRERARALVQCDVPPDRIAWVEPGGSGDLFAHGERRMPVPPMDAKPVRANRRFVSLAKNTILHSDPERFALLYRLLWRLQSNPRMMEDKADLDVRRVEELDKNVRRDSHKMHAFVRFRLVESEDEEVGEHYVAWFEPEHHILRANAGFFMRRFSNMRWSILTPRGSLHWDTETMSEGPPAERHDAPGGDPMEDLWRTYYASIFNPARLKIGAMLKEMPKKYWKNMPEAALIPDLIAGAQGREAKMVEKGALEFEERPDTLEAIDKAIHGCRKCPIGQLDNHAVMGEGPQDASLMIVGEQPGDQEDQIGRPFVGPAGQLLDAHLEKVGIDRRAAYVTNAVKHFKYVQRGKRRLHQNPGAKEIDTCRWWIESEREIVKPKLVLAMGASAARSVLGKTVSITKVRGAPIALEDGSELWVTAHPSYLLRLEGPAREEQARLFDADLAAVRQRLEELA